Proteins from a single region of Terriglobus sp. TAA 43:
- a CDS encoding sulfite reductase flavoprotein subunit alpha → MKVVTPFIPEDAPFSAEQRAWLNKLLADLFPKHLSPAPQASYRLGLYFASQSGTAERLAKKMSKLLREAGHAPTVQSVESLSLPALGQETYALFFASTYGEGEPPENACAFRDALFSDNAPRLQALRYAVFCLGDRAYEHFCQFGIELDDRLNALGASRITARVESDLDVDTPFSAWSAQLLKAFCDFGPTLSEAAQITASPAAVNLAHTRENPYHAPLVDKRLLTHPSSSKQTVHVGFDLTDAELQYEAGDACGVLAENDPALVDEILALLSFSPSDTAILPKSGPLTVQQLLRHHLQITKLTRKVVQRFAEKAQCQTLSTLLTADTGELETYLYGRGLIDLLHAYPGVLSNAAELVELLPRLAPRLYSISSSPTAHGRELHCTIGVVNYTAHGRDRGGVASTMLGRRMEIGSRVPIYLHPNKRFRLPKNSEAPIIMIGPGTGVAPFRAFLHERRALGHTGKNWLFFGERSAETDFLYCCEMKSFVDDGHLTRFDTAFSRDQAHKVYVQDRMLESGAELYRWLNDGASLYVCGDASRMAKDVDVALHRIVSTHGNLTNEAAQEYVSALHDENRYHRDVY, encoded by the coding sequence ATGAAAGTCGTGACACCATTCATTCCTGAAGATGCACCCTTCAGCGCGGAACAGCGAGCGTGGCTCAACAAGTTACTGGCTGATTTGTTCCCCAAGCATCTCTCCCCCGCGCCGCAAGCGAGCTATCGCCTAGGTTTATATTTCGCGTCGCAGAGCGGTACGGCAGAGCGGCTTGCCAAAAAAATGTCCAAGCTTCTTAGGGAAGCCGGACATGCACCGACTGTGCAATCAGTGGAGAGCTTATCGCTGCCGGCGCTGGGACAAGAGACGTATGCATTGTTTTTTGCCAGCACCTACGGCGAAGGAGAGCCCCCTGAGAATGCATGCGCTTTTCGAGATGCTCTCTTCTCAGACAATGCTCCCCGTTTGCAAGCACTTCGTTACGCAGTCTTCTGTCTTGGCGATCGTGCGTATGAGCACTTCTGCCAGTTTGGAATCGAACTAGACGATCGCTTGAACGCTCTCGGAGCCTCCCGCATCACGGCACGCGTCGAGAGTGACTTGGATGTCGATACGCCGTTCAGTGCATGGAGTGCGCAGCTTCTCAAGGCGTTCTGTGATTTCGGTCCGACGTTGAGCGAAGCGGCACAGATCACCGCCTCGCCTGCTGCAGTTAACCTCGCGCATACGCGTGAAAACCCATATCATGCACCACTAGTTGATAAGCGTCTGCTGACCCATCCTTCATCGAGCAAACAAACCGTGCATGTCGGTTTTGATTTGACGGACGCGGAGCTGCAGTACGAAGCCGGGGATGCATGTGGTGTTTTGGCTGAGAACGATCCCGCACTTGTGGATGAGATTCTTGCGCTACTTAGTTTTTCACCTAGCGATACGGCCATTCTTCCCAAGTCGGGACCACTCACGGTACAGCAGCTTCTTCGGCATCACCTTCAGATCACGAAGTTGACGCGCAAAGTCGTCCAACGGTTTGCAGAGAAGGCCCAATGTCAGACGCTCTCCACGCTTCTCACTGCAGACACGGGAGAATTGGAGACATACCTTTATGGGCGTGGGTTGATCGATCTTCTGCATGCTTATCCAGGAGTGCTTTCGAACGCGGCCGAACTGGTCGAACTTTTGCCACGACTTGCGCCTCGACTATATTCCATCTCGTCTAGTCCCACCGCGCATGGGCGCGAACTGCACTGCACAATTGGGGTTGTGAACTACACCGCGCACGGCCGTGACCGGGGTGGTGTGGCGTCCACGATGCTGGGACGGAGAATGGAGATAGGCTCCCGAGTGCCGATCTATCTGCATCCGAACAAGCGCTTTCGTCTGCCGAAGAATTCCGAGGCGCCGATCATCATGATTGGTCCCGGAACGGGTGTTGCACCCTTCCGTGCATTTCTTCATGAGCGTCGCGCACTTGGGCATACCGGGAAGAATTGGTTGTTTTTCGGAGAGCGCAGCGCAGAGACGGACTTTCTGTATTGCTGCGAGATGAAGTCTTTCGTTGACGACGGTCATCTGACTCGCTTCGATACCGCATTCTCTCGTGATCAGGCGCACAAAGTGTACGTGCAAGACCGAATGCTTGAATCTGGTGCGGAGCTATATCGATGGCTGAATGATGGCGCGTCCTTGTACGTTTGTGGCGATGCGAGTCGTATGGCGAAGGACGTGGATGTTGCCCTGCATCGCATCGTGTCGACCCACGGAAACCTTACGAATGAGGCAGCACAGGAATATGTTTCCGCGCTGCATGACGAAAACCGCTATCACCGGGACGTGTACTAA
- a CDS encoding NirA family protein, with product MAEVQAPEIIASGEFLSEQKAYLQGFFAAVAQNYPYVGQVGSGQFTADQNLGGPNLADAPTFFNTPVEDLCAEERWKYDSNPLDLWDELLEHAAEDKVPNAEFRYRFKFHGLFHVAPAQDSFMMRLRAPGGIVSTHQLRGLADIAERFGCGRLDITTRAGVQIREFAPRSIVDVLNAVRCLGMTSQGSGADNIRNITASPLAGIDAAELIDVRPYANALQAYILNSSDMFGLPRKFNIAFDGGGTISTLADTNDIGFLAVRIAERKSVPPGVYFRVLLCGITGHRQFASDCGLLLRPDQLVAVAAAMVRVFAEHGDRTDRKKARLKYLIDKWGTDRFLEETERKLTFPIVRISAEESESRNAIDRTAHLGIHAQPQLGLHYIGVVVPVGWLPVGQARALADVADRYGSGEIRLTVWQNLLLPNITTQNLDAAREALRNAGLEVEAGRVLSGTVACTGSRGCRFAATDTKGHALELATLLDAAFPVLQPINLHVTGCSHSCAQHYIGDIGLMGVKIGGEPGYQVSVGGGADNDQALARELFPGLPYKEVQSALHNIMKQYMEQAVQGESFLEFCGRHTIRELRGFCKVERFSEVGA from the coding sequence ATGGCAGAGGTTCAAGCACCTGAAATCATTGCCTCCGGAGAGTTCTTGTCGGAGCAAAAGGCCTATCTGCAGGGCTTTTTCGCTGCGGTCGCTCAAAACTATCCCTATGTGGGACAGGTCGGTTCGGGACAATTCACTGCCGATCAGAATCTTGGTGGACCGAATCTGGCGGATGCTCCAACGTTCTTCAACACACCTGTAGAAGACTTATGCGCGGAAGAACGCTGGAAGTATGATTCCAATCCTTTGGATCTGTGGGATGAATTGCTCGAGCACGCGGCGGAAGACAAAGTTCCCAATGCTGAGTTCCGCTATCGCTTCAAGTTCCATGGATTGTTTCATGTAGCTCCAGCGCAGGATAGTTTCATGATGCGTCTGCGCGCACCGGGCGGAATTGTGAGCACCCATCAGTTGAGGGGGCTGGCGGATATCGCAGAGCGATTTGGTTGCGGCCGCCTCGACATCACGACACGTGCAGGAGTCCAGATTCGTGAATTTGCCCCGCGATCGATCGTTGATGTTTTGAACGCAGTGCGCTGCCTTGGCATGACATCCCAAGGCTCTGGAGCGGACAACATTCGGAATATCACTGCATCTCCGCTTGCAGGGATTGATGCTGCAGAACTAATCGACGTGCGGCCATATGCGAACGCGCTCCAGGCCTACATCCTCAACTCTAGCGATATGTTCGGGCTGCCACGAAAATTCAACATCGCATTTGATGGCGGCGGCACCATCAGCACACTTGCCGACACAAACGACATCGGCTTTCTTGCTGTTCGTATCGCGGAACGGAAGTCCGTCCCCCCGGGTGTTTACTTTCGCGTGTTGCTATGTGGAATCACGGGGCACCGGCAGTTCGCATCCGACTGTGGTTTGCTGTTGCGGCCGGACCAATTGGTTGCTGTTGCAGCCGCCATGGTGCGTGTCTTTGCAGAACATGGTGATCGAACCGACCGCAAAAAGGCTCGTTTAAAGTACCTGATCGACAAGTGGGGGACAGATCGTTTTCTTGAAGAGACAGAGAGGAAACTGACATTTCCAATCGTACGGATCTCCGCAGAAGAGTCTGAGTCGCGGAATGCGATTGACCGTACAGCCCATCTTGGCATCCATGCACAACCGCAATTGGGATTGCACTACATCGGAGTGGTTGTTCCTGTGGGTTGGCTTCCCGTTGGTCAAGCGCGCGCACTTGCCGATGTCGCCGATCGGTATGGATCGGGAGAAATTCGCCTGACCGTCTGGCAAAACCTGCTGCTGCCGAACATCACAACGCAGAACTTAGATGCGGCTCGTGAAGCTCTTCGGAATGCGGGACTCGAAGTTGAAGCAGGTCGTGTGTTGAGCGGTACGGTGGCATGTACAGGGAGTCGTGGATGTCGTTTCGCAGCGACTGACACTAAAGGGCATGCTCTTGAACTTGCAACTTTACTTGATGCAGCGTTTCCGGTTCTTCAGCCGATCAACCTGCACGTCACCGGTTGCTCTCACTCCTGTGCACAACACTACATTGGCGATATCGGTTTGATGGGAGTGAAGATCGGCGGCGAGCCCGGCTATCAGGTGAGCGTGGGCGGTGGTGCTGACAACGATCAAGCGCTGGCTCGAGAGCTATTTCCCGGGTTGCCTTATAAAGAAGTCCAATCCGCGCTGCACAACATCATGAAGCAGTACATGGAACAAGCCGTCCAGGGAGAGTCGTTCTTGGAGTTCTGCGGTCGGCACACTATCAGGGAGTTGCGTGGCTTTTGCAAGGTTGAACGCTTCAGTGAGGTGGGCGCATGA
- a CDS encoding uroporphyrinogen-III synthase, with product MRHASFDGLRVLSLETRRAREVEKLIRTYNGDPIVVSAMREIPLESNTDCFAFGERLLNGDFDLLIFLTGIGVTKLLQTLETRYSQGAILEQFRKREVVTRGVKPVAVLRELQVPVSASTEEPSTWHEVLALLDSQYGQQLGGFRVAVQEYGATNPEFIAELVGRCAEVTKVPVYQWGLPLDLEPLRDAVRRLCDGEIDVVLFMTAVQVIHLFQIADELGLREMLSIALQQAMVVSIGPTTTEELKHYGVQPDFEPSRPRMGFMVNEAAQYAKKLLAEKRSVQTSSTAAPSVRPRPPYRGSVQQVAPSTSAMSGFRDGLAPFDVLQEISSHIASTDPLHVTLSRIVTLVSIVIPCDSCFLYTLEDDKLVLRASRNPHTEELDHLKLSIGEGVTGWVAEHRETVAIPERASEDPRFSAFVSLPEDRFEAMLCAPVSCANRVVGVLNVQHRQPYQHSELEQRMLSTVGILVGAEIERARLETENSVLTNRLETRKLVDRAKGILQRDLNLSEDDAYRNMQRESRQRRKSMREIAEAILLADSLRRDKNARSE from the coding sequence ATGCGTCATGCCAGCTTCGATGGTCTGCGAGTGCTATCGCTTGAGACCCGTCGCGCCCGCGAAGTCGAAAAGCTGATCCGCACGTATAACGGCGACCCCATCGTTGTGTCCGCGATGCGAGAGATTCCCCTCGAATCGAATACCGATTGCTTCGCATTCGGGGAACGTCTTCTCAACGGCGACTTCGATCTCCTCATCTTTCTGACAGGGATCGGGGTCACCAAACTCCTCCAGACTTTAGAGACCAGGTATTCACAGGGCGCAATCCTGGAGCAATTCCGAAAACGTGAAGTGGTCACGCGTGGAGTGAAGCCTGTTGCCGTTTTACGGGAGCTCCAGGTGCCCGTGTCCGCGTCGACTGAGGAACCCAGCACATGGCATGAAGTGCTTGCACTGCTCGATTCGCAGTATGGGCAGCAGCTCGGCGGGTTTCGCGTTGCGGTACAGGAATACGGCGCAACCAATCCGGAATTCATCGCGGAGCTGGTTGGTCGTTGCGCAGAGGTTACAAAGGTTCCCGTATATCAATGGGGCCTGCCACTTGATCTCGAACCATTGCGCGATGCAGTACGCCGCCTTTGCGACGGCGAAATTGACGTTGTCTTGTTCATGACGGCGGTACAGGTGATTCATCTGTTCCAAATCGCTGATGAATTGGGTTTACGCGAGATGCTGAGCATCGCCTTGCAGCAAGCCATGGTCGTTTCGATTGGACCCACTACCACGGAGGAGTTGAAGCACTACGGCGTTCAACCAGACTTCGAGCCTTCGCGTCCTCGCATGGGCTTCATGGTGAATGAAGCTGCGCAATACGCCAAGAAGCTTCTGGCCGAGAAGAGATCAGTGCAAACGTCGTCTACTGCCGCACCCAGTGTGAGACCGCGTCCACCCTACCGCGGGAGCGTGCAACAGGTCGCACCTTCTACTTCTGCGATGTCTGGATTCCGAGACGGCTTGGCTCCGTTTGACGTGCTGCAGGAAATCAGCAGTCATATCGCATCCACAGACCCGCTTCACGTCACACTTTCACGCATCGTGACGCTCGTGTCCATCGTCATTCCATGTGATTCCTGCTTCCTGTACACACTGGAAGACGACAAACTTGTCTTACGCGCCTCACGGAATCCCCATACGGAAGAACTCGACCATCTCAAGCTCTCCATCGGCGAAGGCGTTACCGGATGGGTTGCGGAACATCGCGAAACAGTTGCCATTCCGGAACGAGCAAGTGAAGACCCCCGCTTCAGTGCGTTCGTCAGTCTGCCGGAGGACCGCTTCGAAGCGATGCTATGCGCCCCCGTAAGTTGCGCAAATCGTGTCGTGGGAGTTCTGAATGTGCAGCACAGGCAGCCTTACCAACATAGCGAGTTGGAGCAGAGAATGCTCTCCACTGTTGGCATTCTCGTCGGAGCAGAAATTGAACGCGCTCGTCTCGAAACGGAGAACTCTGTCCTCACGAACAGGCTTGAAACCCGCAAGCTCGTCGATCGTGCCAAAGGCATCTTGCAGCGTGATCTGAATCTTTCCGAGGACGACGCGTACCGGAACATGCAGCGGGAAAGCCGACAGCGAAGAAAGTCCATGCGCGAAATTGCTGAAGCAATACTTTTGGCTGACAGCTTGAGACGCGACAAGAATGCACGATCCGAATGA